In Mucilaginibacter celer, one DNA window encodes the following:
- the hscB gene encoding Fe-S protein assembly co-chaperone HscB yields the protein MNYFEFYGIPESFNVDQAALKKEFYKLSKLYHPDFYANEDEEKQKEILELSTLNNKAFLALGDPAKRLEYILKLHDLVSEGAKPQLPADFLMEMMDINERLMEADDAEQLAAITSETLAIEGDMNEELAKLTDGYEQLDDTAKESRRIEIANIYYKQKYLLRIKESLSTFATRK from the coding sequence ATGAACTATTTTGAATTTTATGGCATCCCCGAATCCTTCAATGTTGATCAGGCTGCGCTTAAAAAAGAGTTTTATAAACTGAGCAAACTTTACCATCCCGATTTTTATGCCAACGAGGATGAGGAAAAGCAAAAGGAAATACTGGAATTATCTACCCTTAACAATAAAGCTTTCCTGGCCCTTGGCGACCCGGCGAAGCGCCTCGAATACATTTTGAAGCTGCATGACCTGGTATCTGAAGGTGCAAAACCACAATTGCCCGCAGATTTTTTAATGGAGATGATGGATATTAACGAGCGCCTTATGGAAGCCGACGATGCGGAGCAGCTTGCTGCTATCACTTCAGAAACGCTTGCCATTGAGGGGGATATGAATGAGGAACTGGCAAAGCTAACCGATGGCTACGAACAACTGGACGATACTGCCAAAGAAAGCCGCCGGATTGAAATTGCAAATATTTACTATAAACAAAAATATTTGTTGCGAATTAAGGAGAGTTTGTCTACCTTTGCAACCCGCAAGTAA
- a CDS encoding SDR family NAD(P)-dependent oxidoreductase: MNESILITGANAGLGKETARQLALKKETKKVILFCRNQVKAEAAKTDLEKQTGKQVFEIIIGDVSEENSVRKAVEQLKEPIDAVILNAGGVIGKTAAKITPSGMNVLAATNILGNVILVEELIKRDLLKKAVLSVSAEAVPGVKMLGMKPVAMKNSSVDEFAAVLDGSYFGDKFEAIQAYGYVKYALTMWTLLMARKYPHLKFVVMSPGNTGGTNAPDSLPPAMKFILQYLMMPIVFPLIGEMVHKLEVGARRFVDGVSDERYKSGVFYASKEGKLSGDVVDQSTFYTDLKNASFQDNADEAIHRFIKQA, encoded by the coding sequence ATGAACGAAAGTATATTAATAACCGGGGCAAATGCAGGGCTTGGGAAAGAGACTGCCCGACAATTAGCATTGAAAAAAGAAACAAAAAAAGTAATTCTTTTCTGCAGAAACCAGGTGAAAGCCGAGGCGGCAAAAACGGACCTGGAGAAGCAAACGGGTAAACAGGTTTTCGAAATAATTATTGGGGATGTTTCGGAGGAAAATTCCGTAAGAAAAGCGGTGGAACAATTAAAGGAGCCTATTGATGCGGTAATTTTAAATGCGGGTGGAGTAATTGGCAAAACGGCTGCAAAAATTACGCCTTCCGGTATGAATGTATTAGCTGCTACGAATATTTTAGGTAATGTAATCTTAGTGGAAGAATTGATAAAGCGCGATTTGTTAAAAAAAGCAGTGCTATCAGTAAGTGCGGAAGCTGTACCGGGGGTAAAGATGCTCGGAATGAAACCGGTTGCGATGAAGAACTCTTCTGTAGATGAGTTTGCTGCTGTTCTTGACGGATCATATTTTGGTGATAAGTTCGAAGCAATTCAGGCATACGGCTATGTTAAATATGCATTAACCATGTGGACCTTATTAATGGCAAGAAAATATCCTCACCTCAAATTTGTTGTTATGAGCCCCGGAAACACGGGCGGAACAAATGCACCGGATAGTTTGCCCCCGGCAATGAAATTTATATTGCAGTATTTAATGATGCCTATTGTATTCCCATTGATTGGAGAAATGGTGCACAAGTTAGAAGTAGGTGCCAGGCGCTTTGTAGATGGCGTTTCGGATGAGCGATATAAGAGCGGCGTTTTTTATGCAAGTAAAGAGGGTAAATTATCAGGAGACGTGGTTGACCAGAGCACTTTTTATACTGACTTGAAAAATGCTTCTTTTCAAGATAACGCCGATGAAGCAATTCACCGTTTTATAAAACAGGCTTGA
- a CDS encoding CitMHS family transporter produces MLSLLGFLTICVFLGLILTRRLSVLLSLILVPVIFALIGGFGSKEVGEMVLSGIKQVAPTGILLIFAVLYFSLMIDAGLFDPIVSGIIRLAKGDPLKITLGTAILAMLVHLDGDGTATFMITITALLPIYKKLGIKKLILPCIVALSVGVMHLVPWSGTVARALNVMKTDPAQLIIPVLPSMAGGILWVLFVSYWLGKKERKRLGIVQLNYNHNQELSDAQKESRRPGLFWFNTVLTISLISALILSLAPPSALFIIGFAVAILINYPSQAEQRKRIQAHATNVFSVSIIVFAAGVFSGILMGTKMIDAMALSVVSIVPKEHAGHLPALVGFTSMPLSLVFTPDAYYFGVVPVLKTAAIHYGLNPVEIGRAAILGQMTTGFPLSPLTASTFILVGLSEVELADHQKFAFKWAFGTTVIMTIIAMLTGAISI; encoded by the coding sequence ATGCTATCATTACTTGGCTTTTTAACTATCTGCGTTTTTTTGGGTTTGATCCTTACCAGGCGGTTGTCTGTGTTGCTTTCATTGATTTTGGTGCCTGTGATATTCGCGTTGATTGGCGGTTTCGGGTCAAAGGAGGTTGGTGAAATGGTATTAAGCGGGATTAAACAGGTGGCTCCTACGGGTATTCTCCTGATCTTCGCCGTGTTATATTTTAGCCTGATGATAGATGCAGGGCTTTTCGACCCGATTGTAAGCGGTATCATTCGCCTGGCTAAGGGCGACCCGCTTAAAATAACTTTAGGCACAGCTATTTTAGCCATGCTGGTTCACCTGGATGGAGATGGTACGGCCACGTTTATGATCACCATTACAGCATTGTTACCAATTTACAAAAAGTTGGGGATAAAAAAGCTGATACTGCCATGTATCGTAGCGCTTAGTGTTGGCGTAATGCACCTGGTGCCCTGGTCGGGTACAGTGGCCAGGGCCTTGAACGTTATGAAAACCGATCCTGCGCAACTGATCATTCCTGTGCTGCCATCTATGGCAGGCGGAATACTTTGGGTGCTGTTCGTTTCATACTGGCTCGGCAAAAAGGAACGGAAAAGGTTAGGTATTGTTCAACTTAATTATAACCATAACCAGGAACTTTCAGATGCACAAAAAGAAAGCCGCCGCCCGGGCTTATTCTGGTTCAACACCGTTTTAACAATTAGTTTGATCTCAGCGCTCATCTTATCGCTGGCTCCGCCGTCGGCTTTATTCATTATAGGTTTTGCAGTGGCGATCCTGATCAATTACCCGTCGCAAGCCGAACAAAGAAAAAGGATACAGGCACATGCTACTAATGTATTTTCAGTTTCAATTATAGTTTTTGCGGCAGGGGTGTTTTCCGGTATTCTTATGGGGACTAAAATGATTGATGCCATGGCATTGTCGGTTGTTTCAATTGTTCCTAAGGAGCATGCCGGCCACCTGCCGGCGTTGGTGGGTTTTACAAGCATGCCATTAAGTTTGGTTTTTACGCCGGATGCTTATTATTTCGGGGTAGTTCCCGTTTTAAAAACAGCCGCCATTCATTATGGGTTAAACCCGGTGGAAATAGGCCGGGCGGCAATTTTAGGACAGATGACAACCGGCTTCCCCTTAAGCCCTTTAACGGCCTCAACTTTTATTTTAGTGGGATTGTCGGAAGTTGAACTGGCAGATCATCAAAAATTCGCTTTTAAGTGGGCGTTCGGCACAACAGTTATCATGACGATCATAGCCATGTTAACCGGTGCGATAAGTATATAA
- a CDS encoding alpha/beta hydrolase produces the protein MRKLNFFLFIMMMSSMFAYASKVDTIQVPSAAMNKTYKAAIALPDSYSKSKADFPVLYLLHGGFGHFNDWLLKTPDKMLVRNLADQYNMIIVMPEGEIFSYYIDSPVDQNSKFETYIIREVIPYIDSKYRTVKDKKGRVITGLSMGGYGSLYLSTKHPDLFAAAGSMSGALDPNMTTWNLTPERFNGLSKFLDKIMGPMTPDNYLPYSIVNMADQIRRNGLPIVMDIGVEDFLLEPNRELHRRLVYNHTLHNYTERPGGHTWDFWQDALPGQVLFFSKVLKANSTAVK, from the coding sequence ATGAGGAAACTGAATTTCTTTTTATTCATCATGATGATGAGCAGTATGTTCGCTTATGCATCAAAAGTTGACACCATCCAGGTGCCAAGCGCTGCTATGAACAAAACCTATAAAGCAGCTATCGCGTTACCAGACAGTTATTCTAAAAGTAAAGCCGATTTTCCGGTTTTGTATTTGCTGCATGGTGGGTTTGGGCACTTTAACGACTGGCTGCTTAAAACGCCGGATAAAATGTTGGTACGTAACCTGGCCGATCAGTACAATATGATTATTGTAATGCCCGAAGGCGAAATTTTTAGTTACTATATCGATAGCCCGGTAGATCAGAACAGCAAATTCGAAACGTATATCATCAGGGAAGTAATTCCGTATATCGACAGTAAATACCGTACCGTAAAAGACAAAAAAGGCCGCGTGATTACCGGCTTGTCTATGGGTGGGTATGGCTCGTTATATCTATCCACTAAACATCCCGACCTTTTTGCTGCGGCAGGTTCTATGAGCGGAGCTTTAGATCCTAACATGACTACCTGGAACCTTACGCCCGAGCGGTTTAATGGTTTATCTAAATTTCTTGATAAAATCATGGGGCCTATGACACCCGATAATTATCTGCCATATTCGATTGTTAACATGGCCGATCAGATTCGCAGAAACGGGCTGCCGATAGTAATGGATATAGGGGTTGAAGATTTTTTACTGGAGCCCAATCGCGAACTGCATCGCAGGCTGGTATACAATCATACCCTGCATAATTATACAGAACGGCCCGGTGGCCATACCTGGGACTTTTGGCAGGATGCGTTGCCCGGGCAAGTATTATTTTTTAGTAAAGTTTTGAAAGCCAACAGCACGGCAGTTAAATAA
- a CDS encoding LytR/AlgR family response regulator transcription factor → MKPLKTVIIDDEADAVNLLKLQLVKYCQLSDITTYTNSSLALEALRKSPPDLLFLDIEMPLINGFELLQELMPIGFQVIFTTAYNQYAIKAFKFNAVDYLIKPIDTDDLMAAVLRVQNKRALNAKTLKTVQKQIKGTTIDKMAISTHEGVSFIDLNEIIYAEADSNYSTLVLINDRRFVISKTLKDLQELLEESHFLRIHRQYIINLNHLKHLDRTKSLLTMANKHELSIARDQKDKLMEMYKWL, encoded by the coding sequence ATGAAACCTTTAAAAACAGTAATTATTGACGATGAAGCCGACGCAGTGAACCTGCTGAAATTGCAGCTGGTAAAGTATTGCCAGTTAAGCGATATCACTACATACACCAATTCGTCGCTTGCATTGGAGGCATTAAGAAAATCGCCGCCCGATTTGCTTTTTCTTGATATTGAAATGCCTTTAATAAATGGCTTTGAATTGCTGCAGGAGCTGATGCCCATCGGGTTTCAGGTAATATTTACCACCGCTTATAACCAATATGCAATAAAGGCATTTAAGTTTAATGCAGTTGATTATTTGATAAAACCGATAGATACAGATGATTTGATGGCTGCTGTTTTACGTGTTCAAAACAAAAGAGCTTTAAACGCCAAAACGCTAAAAACTGTACAAAAACAAATTAAAGGCACTACGATAGATAAGATGGCCATATCCACCCATGAGGGCGTCTCTTTTATTGATTTAAACGAAATTATTTACGCCGAGGCCGACAGTAATTACTCAACCCTCGTTTTAATTAATGACAGGCGCTTTGTAATTTCTAAAACATTGAAAGATTTGCAGGAATTACTGGAGGAAAGCCATTTTTTACGTATTCATCGCCAATATATCATCAACCTTAATCATTTAAAACACCTCGATCGTACAAAATCATTGCTTACTATGGCAAACAAACACGAACTAAGCATTGCGCGCGATCAGAAGGATAAACTGATGGAGATGTACAAATGGTTATAG
- a CDS encoding MarR family winged helix-turn-helix transcriptional regulator, with the protein MVVEAENAEKFISVMFNLNNAIKSESEYCCKICGGLNEKELFIIAFIGEKKSVKMSDIADYIQAPLSTLTTIIDKLVSNKFLLRYNSHDDRRVVKVELDRKGKGSYKEFKNRREVMAKKVLGHLSETEQATLITNLTQLVASIKL; encoded by the coding sequence ATGGTAGTAGAAGCGGAAAATGCGGAAAAGTTCATATCCGTGATGTTCAACCTGAATAATGCGATAAAAAGTGAGTCTGAGTATTGTTGCAAGATCTGTGGTGGTCTTAATGAAAAAGAATTATTTATTATCGCATTTATCGGAGAAAAAAAGAGTGTAAAAATGAGTGATATAGCTGATTATATACAAGCGCCACTTAGTACTTTAACCACCATTATTGATAAGCTTGTCAGCAATAAATTCCTTTTACGGTATAATTCTCATGATGACCGGCGTGTGGTAAAAGTTGAACTCGACCGGAAAGGAAAAGGCTCTTATAAAGAATTCAAAAACCGGAGAGAAGTTATGGCAAAAAAGGTATTAGGCCATTTGAGTGAAACGGAGCAGGCAACACTTATTACTAATCTCACTCAACTCGTAGCTTCAATTAAGCTTTAA
- a CDS encoding AtuA-related protein, whose amino-acid sequence MSIKLYDIAHSRAGDKGNTLILSLIPYDEKDYELLRSLVTADKVKQHFKGAILGEIVRYELPNISALQFVCQQALAGGVTTSLVMDTHGKTLSYALLEMNMDTSQISHI is encoded by the coding sequence ATGAGCATTAAACTTTATGACATAGCGCACAGCCGTGCCGGAGATAAGGGTAACACACTTATATTATCGTTGATTCCTTACGACGAGAAAGATTATGAACTGTTACGGAGCCTGGTGACCGCCGACAAAGTAAAACAACATTTTAAAGGAGCGATACTTGGCGAAATAGTCAGATATGAGTTGCCTAATATTTCTGCTTTGCAGTTTGTATGCCAGCAGGCTTTGGCGGGTGGGGTTACAACGTCTTTAGTAATGGACACACATGGAAAAACACTGAGTTATGCGCTGTTGGAGATGAATATGGATACCTCTCAAATCTCTCATATTTGA
- a CDS encoding GlxA family transcriptional regulator: MNGNPQKKKIVIVVMSGNMLLNFAGPSDVFANANASLVDMGMPEGYEVLIATATKDRKVRGRTGVEIQCPCCVMEVAQPIDTLIIAGNDRSAEGGIRLAEFHHWLSKIDPKKTRRIASVCGGAFALAKAGLLNGKKATTHWERSENLEKEYPGVQVEAHQFFVRDGNIYTSAGVSSGIDLSLAMVEEDYGRDIAIRVARKLVFYLSRPGFQSQFGNLIPPYEAENIAGKLQGWLKQHLHEPLDVTRIADYLSMSTRNFTRVFHKQTGISPAKFIEKLRVEAARKLLEDTDVPLERIAEQCGLINLVGMRRTFLRHLNVTPSDYRRTFRTALKDAGITELLIN; encoded by the coding sequence ATGAACGGTAATCCTCAAAAAAAGAAAATCGTTATTGTCGTTATGTCTGGCAATATGCTGTTGAATTTTGCAGGCCCTTCTGATGTATTTGCAAATGCAAATGCGAGCCTTGTTGATATGGGTATGCCCGAGGGATACGAGGTGCTTATAGCAACCGCTACGAAGGATCGGAAAGTACGTGGCCGGACGGGTGTCGAAATTCAATGCCCCTGTTGCGTTATGGAGGTTGCACAGCCTATTGATACGTTGATTATAGCAGGTAATGACCGGAGTGCAGAGGGTGGTATCCGTTTAGCTGAGTTCCATCATTGGCTGAGTAAAATAGATCCGAAGAAAACACGACGGATTGCCTCTGTTTGCGGTGGTGCCTTTGCTTTGGCCAAAGCAGGCCTGTTAAATGGAAAGAAGGCAACAACCCATTGGGAACGTAGCGAAAACCTCGAAAAAGAGTACCCCGGCGTTCAGGTTGAGGCTCATCAATTTTTTGTAAGGGATGGTAATATTTATACATCGGCAGGGGTATCCTCCGGTATCGACCTTTCCCTGGCTATGGTTGAGGAAGATTACGGCAGGGACATCGCAATACGGGTTGCCCGAAAATTGGTTTTTTATTTAAGCCGTCCCGGTTTTCAATCTCAATTTGGAAACTTGATTCCACCATACGAAGCCGAAAATATAGCCGGAAAACTACAGGGTTGGTTAAAACAACATTTGCACGAGCCGCTTGACGTAACCCGAATCGCCGATTACTTGAGTATGAGTACCCGCAACTTTACACGGGTATTTCATAAACAAACCGGTATATCACCAGCCAAATTTATAGAAAAGCTGCGTGTGGAAGCTGCCCGTAAATTACTGGAAGATACCGATGTTCCGCTGGAAAGAATAGCAGAACAGTGTGGGCTTATTAACCTTGTTGGTATGCGTCGTACGTTTTTAAGGCACCTGAATGTGACACCCTCTGATTACAGGCGCACTTTTCGTACCGCGTTGAAAGATGCAGGTATCACAGAACTTCTTATCAATTAA
- a CDS encoding tetratricopeptide repeat-containing sensor histidine kinase, whose product MKLTSFRTLFIIAIMLIMPQMVWPQLLKQHAIDSLKNLIGKARADTDKILLLTKLSRIYFNIEPDNGISFGKNALTMSEKIGWKKGIALANNSLGSNYWAKYEFNKAQDYYIITLKIAEEIGDDGLMAKALLNIGVCYEAETNYPKAVEYYQKSLILFKKVGNYEMIIGCISNIAGNYLMRQKFQDAISFYNQALQIAIRNKDDVRTNFFYQKIGMVYSNTGAFDKAFQYYKNALPFLIKTGNNEDRMTYAAGLGEIYLKSKNYKAAISQFQKALKLLNDYPGRNASGLTGNYYGNIGEAYYGLAKNASGNERFRSNYIKQAVLNLEKAVQINSAINYKEGLITALKDLSDAKLFQHDIVGAFADYRRYVTQKDSLFGEEKDNEYNKHELAFEYAKKRDSLNFANKLQNIALAQAKAQNDNRLKQQSLYAIAAILVLSLVSSYFIFKTRIQKINFKNELTKEKLGLQLKQISFESRLNDLRLESLKSQMNPHFIFNCLNSIRYYVEINETDAASVYITKFSKLIRYILDGARAEKVSLAAEIEVIRLYLDMEQMRLKEKLHYELHLTNNLNPEVIECPSLLIQPYVENAIWHGIMNKSGGGMVKIDVKRSVDGNYLVITVADNGVGRQKAAEIRNRNFQHKSHASALNNERINMFNAKYNAKNEVVISDLKDPENNPRGTLVTIKLQFNETFKNSNY is encoded by the coding sequence ATGAAGTTAACCTCATTCAGGACATTATTCATCATAGCAATTATGCTGATAATGCCCCAAATGGTATGGCCGCAATTGCTTAAGCAACATGCTATCGACTCGTTGAAAAACCTGATCGGCAAAGCAAGAGCAGATACAGACAAGATCTTGTTGTTAACCAAGCTTTCACGAATCTATTTTAACATTGAGCCGGATAATGGAATTTCTTTTGGGAAGAATGCACTGACTATGTCTGAAAAAATAGGCTGGAAAAAGGGCATCGCACTGGCAAATAATTCTTTAGGATCAAACTACTGGGCAAAATACGAGTTTAATAAGGCACAGGATTATTATATAATAACGCTCAAGATTGCAGAAGAGATAGGTGATGACGGACTTATGGCGAAAGCCCTGCTTAATATAGGCGTATGTTATGAAGCCGAGACCAATTACCCTAAGGCTGTAGAGTACTATCAAAAAAGCTTAATCCTTTTTAAAAAAGTTGGTAACTACGAAATGATTATTGGTTGCATAAGCAATATTGCAGGCAACTACCTGATGCGGCAAAAGTTTCAGGATGCTATAAGTTTTTATAATCAGGCCCTACAAATAGCAATTCGCAATAAAGATGATGTCCGGACCAACTTCTTCTACCAAAAAATAGGTATGGTTTATTCAAATACCGGCGCTTTTGATAAGGCGTTTCAATATTATAAAAACGCATTACCTTTTTTAATTAAAACCGGTAATAACGAAGACCGGATGACCTATGCCGCGGGGCTTGGCGAGATCTACCTTAAAAGCAAAAATTACAAAGCTGCAATCAGCCAGTTTCAAAAAGCTTTAAAGTTGTTAAATGATTATCCCGGCCGTAATGCCTCTGGCCTAACGGGTAACTATTATGGTAATATAGGCGAAGCCTACTATGGGTTGGCAAAAAATGCTTCGGGCAATGAACGTTTCAGGAGTAATTATATAAAGCAGGCTGTGCTTAATTTAGAAAAAGCCGTGCAAATAAATTCGGCCATTAATTATAAAGAAGGTTTGATTACTGCATTAAAAGACTTGTCGGACGCCAAATTATTTCAGCATGATATTGTAGGAGCTTTTGCCGATTACAGGCGATATGTTACCCAAAAAGATAGTTTATTTGGCGAGGAAAAGGACAATGAGTATAACAAACATGAACTGGCTTTTGAATATGCAAAAAAGCGCGACTCATTAAATTTTGCCAATAAACTGCAAAATATCGCGTTAGCGCAGGCAAAAGCTCAAAATGATAACAGGTTAAAACAGCAGTCGCTTTATGCAATTGCTGCTATCCTTGTGCTGTCGTTGGTTTCCTCCTATTTTATTTTTAAAACCCGCATTCAAAAAATAAACTTTAAGAATGAGCTAACTAAAGAGAAGCTGGGCTTGCAGTTAAAACAGATCTCGTTCGAAAGCCGGTTGAACGATCTCCGTCTCGAATCGCTGAAATCGCAGATGAACCCGCATTTTATTTTTAATTGCCTCAACTCTATCAGATATTATGTAGAGATAAACGAAACCGATGCCGCTTCGGTGTATATCACAAAATTTTCAAAATTAATAAGGTACATCCTTGATGGCGCGAGGGCCGAAAAGGTAAGCCTTGCCGCCGAAATAGAAGTGATCAGGCTATACCTGGATATGGAGCAAATGAGGTTGAAGGAAAAATTACATTATGAGCTTCATTTAACAAACAATTTAAATCCGGAGGTTATTGAATGTCCTTCCCTGCTAATCCAGCCTTATGTAGAAAACGCAATCTGGCACGGCATCATGAATAAATCAGGAGGAGGGATGGTGAAGATCGACGTAAAAAGATCGGTTGATGGAAACTACCTGGTTATAACCGTGGCCGACAATGGGGTAGGGAGACAGAAGGCCGCCGAAATACGAAACAGGAATTTTCAGCATAAATCTCATGCCAGTGCTTTAAACAATGAAAGGATAAATATGTTTAACGCTAAATACAATGCAAAAAATGAGGTTGTTATCAGCGATTTAAAAGATCCTGAAAATAATCCCCGTGGTACCCTGGTAACTATTAAACTGCAATTTAATGAAACCTTTAAAAACAGTAATTATTGA
- a CDS encoding acyclic terpene utilization AtuA family protein, with translation MKHKDKVRIGCGAGFSGDRIEPALVLAEKGDLDYLVLECLAERTIALAQKRKAANPAHGYDPLLERRIELLLPLLKKNKIRLITNMGAANPVAAADKIIDIAKKQGIAIKVAAVTGDDVLEHIGGDEIAMETGNPVSLSGPVISANAYLGADAILPALETGAEIIVTGRVADPSLFVAPLIYEFGWSLDDADIIARGTVTGHLLECAGQITGGYFADPVKKPVDNMATLGHPFADVYADGCASISKVDGTGGSITLSTAKEQLLYEVTNPYTYITPDVSADFTTVYLKQEGKDCIKVSGGSGRKKPSALKVSIGYKAGFTGEGEITYAGANALERASLAGDIIKQRLANKFPGIRVDYIGHTSVHPSSLSNGYQPYEVRLRISGRATTADEAAIIGEEVESLYTNGPAGGGGVRKYVNEVIGIVSVLIDRSKAKSSVILKSYEH, from the coding sequence ATGAAACATAAAGATAAAGTTCGGATAGGTTGCGGGGCGGGCTTTTCGGGTGACCGGATTGAACCCGCGCTGGTTTTAGCCGAAAAGGGAGACCTCGACTACCTGGTACTGGAGTGCCTGGCCGAGCGTACCATTGCCCTGGCACAAAAAAGAAAAGCAGCAAATCCTGCGCATGGTTACGATCCTTTATTGGAGCGCCGCATAGAACTATTGCTGCCGTTACTCAAAAAAAACAAAATACGGCTCATTACAAATATGGGTGCTGCAAACCCTGTAGCAGCGGCAGATAAAATTATCGATATAGCAAAAAAACAAGGGATAGCTATCAAGGTTGCCGCTGTTACCGGCGACGATGTTCTGGAACATATCGGCGGCGATGAGATTGCTATGGAAACAGGGAACCCGGTTTCGCTTTCGGGGCCGGTTATTTCAGCCAACGCCTATTTGGGTGCAGATGCTATCTTACCGGCACTGGAAACAGGTGCAGAAATTATCGTAACCGGCCGTGTAGCCGATCCATCGCTTTTTGTTGCTCCGTTGATATATGAGTTCGGTTGGTCTTTAGATGATGCGGATATTATTGCCAGGGGAACCGTAACAGGTCATTTATTGGAATGCGCCGGACAGATTACCGGTGGTTATTTTGCCGACCCCGTTAAGAAGCCTGTTGATAATATGGCCACACTGGGGCACCCTTTTGCAGATGTATACGCCGATGGTTGCGCCAGCATCAGCAAGGTGGACGGAACGGGGGGAAGTATAACTTTATCAACCGCTAAAGAACAATTGCTGTATGAGGTAACCAATCCGTATACATATATAACGCCCGATGTATCGGCAGATTTTACCACGGTATATTTAAAACAGGAGGGGAAGGATTGTATTAAAGTGAGCGGAGGCAGTGGTCGTAAAAAGCCTTCTGCATTAAAAGTAAGCATCGGTTATAAAGCAGGTTTCACCGGTGAAGGTGAAATTACCTATGCGGGTGCCAATGCATTGGAGAGAGCAAGCCTGGCAGGCGATATTATCAAGCAACGTTTAGCCAATAAATTTCCCGGGATCAGGGTGGACTATATCGGCCATACATCTGTGCATCCATCATCATTGTCAAACGGGTATCAACCTTACGAAGTGCGTTTGCGCATATCCGGCCGGGCTACAACCGCCGATGAAGCAGCGATAATAGGTGAAGAGGTAGAGTCGTTATATACCAACGGTCCGGCGGGCGGCGGTGGGGTGCGGAAATACGTAAATGAGGTAATCGGTATCGTGTCGGTGCTGATAGACAGGAGTAAAGCCAAATCATCAGTAATATTGAAAAGTTATGAGCATTAA
- the gap gene encoding type I glyceraldehyde-3-phosphate dehydrogenase translates to MKIAINGFGRIGRMTLRALQLHPEIEVVAINDLTDVATLAHLLKYDTAHGRFPGEVIAEGETLKVNGKSIAMYQEKDPAKLPWAVLGVDAVIESTGRFTDKATAQAHIDAGAGKVLITAPATGGVKTIVHGVNNELIGDDQIYSTASCTTGSIAPVLFALDKEFGIESGYMVTVHAFTADQNLQDAPHKDLRRARASAYSIIPTTTGAAKAIGNVLPNLQGKMDGYSYRVPVIDGSIVDLSINLQKEVTAAEINEILKRYADTTLKGIMEYTEEQFVSTDILGNTHSSIVDGGMTKAMGKLVKVVAWYDNEVGISNRIAELISLI, encoded by the coding sequence ATGAAAATTGCAATCAATGGTTTCGGCCGCATCGGCCGGATGACTTTACGCGCGCTTCAGTTACACCCGGAAATAGAAGTTGTAGCTATTAACGATCTTACTGATGTAGCTACGCTTGCCCATCTCCTTAAATATGACACAGCACACGGCCGTTTTCCCGGCGAAGTTATTGCCGAAGGCGAAACCTTAAAAGTGAATGGTAAAAGCATCGCAATGTACCAGGAAAAGGACCCTGCTAAGTTGCCATGGGCTGTTTTAGGTGTTGATGCGGTTATCGAATCAACCGGCCGTTTCACTGATAAAGCTACAGCTCAGGCGCATATTGATGCAGGCGCCGGGAAGGTACTCATCACAGCACCGGCAACAGGTGGGGTAAAAACAATTGTTCATGGTGTGAATAATGAATTGATTGGTGATGACCAGATTTATTCAACTGCATCCTGTACTACCGGAAGCATTGCCCCTGTTTTATTTGCTTTGGATAAAGAATTTGGTATTGAATCGGGTTATATGGTTACTGTTCACGCATTTACTGCCGACCAGAATTTGCAGGATGCTCCGCATAAGGATCTTCGTCGTGCGCGGGCATCCGCCTATTCCATCATTCCTACCACAACCGGCGCGGCCAAAGCAATAGGAAATGTGTTACCTAACCTACAGGGGAAGATGGATGGCTATTCATACCGTGTACCGGTAATTGACGGCTCTATTGTTGATCTTTCCATCAATCTGCAAAAGGAAGTAACCGCAGCAGAAATAAATGAAATACTGAAAAGATACGCAGACACAACCCTTAAAGGGATTATGGAATACACCGAAGAGCAGTTTGTGTCTACGGATATTTTAGGCAATACGCACTCTTCTATTGTAGATGGCGGAATGACAAAAGCCATGGGAAAACTGGTTAAGGTTGTTGCCTGGTACGATAATGAGGTTGGTATATCAAACCGGATTGCTGAACTAATTTCGCTAATTTGA